CTGCTTTTTCTATCATAATTGGATTGGGTTTAATAATAAGTGGAATAAGCGATATATTTATGATATATAAAATTTCATCTTTTTTTAAATAATATGAAGGATGATTGGCAAAAGCTAATCATCCTTTTATTTAATAACAATAATATACTGTATATTATAAATGTTTTTCATAAAATTCAATTATTTTATTTGATAAATCTATCAATAAATCGCGAACAAAAATCTTGTCCAAAATATTCTTCAGCATATTTTAAATCCAAGGATATTACACCATTTGCCGTCCCTTTATGCATATATGACGGTAACTCACCAACTATCCTATTTGCTTCATGATAATCACCAGTATCTATAGTAAGTATATTTGACTTTTTATTAACTTTAAATATTTTGGGATTGGATTTCCACATAGTCAGAATCTTTTGTTTAATACTTTGTTCTGCTAAAGTTTCAAAATAATAATCAAGCTTTAATTCAACTACCCAATCTGGAACCTCTTCTTTATAAAATTCTCCAATAATTTCCTTGATAATCTTGGAAGATAAATAAAAGATATCAGGTGCCTCCTTTTCATCATCAGACAATTCCTCTATCAATAAAGGAATTGTAGTATCCATCATTCGCCTTAAGTATTCTCTATAAAAAGCTGTACCTATATTATTCTGAGTAGTTCTAACCAAACTCCCTTTCATAGCATCCATTTTAGGTAGACTTGCAGTAATATGGCATATTATCATTCTCTTAGACAATTCATTTTCTACTGCCTTTACATCTTCATTTGCACTAATTGCTATTGATGAAAAATTTTCTGCTATATATGAATCATCTTTTATCAATTCAATAGCATGATTTCTAAATCTTGTATTATTCAAATCATCTATAACTATTGGGAAACCAAGCATTTCCTCCCTAAGATTGTATATTAATGATTTAGTAAACTCTTTAGCAGGTAATACTGCTTTCTGTCCCACCATCATAAGCATCAAAGTTTCTAATAGTTTAGTCTTTCCAGCATTGCTTTTTCCATATAGCAGCCCGAATACTGGATAAGGTGTTATAGGTTTATTATATATAGTTGCATAACTTCTAATAACAGACATAAATGGTGAAGCAAAAAACCAATTGGTAAATGCATAGTATTTATTTATAGCATCCTCCGTATCGCCAAGAAATGTATTAAATCCTTTAAAATAATTTACAAATAAATTTACATCATTTTTAATTTCTTCTGGCTTAGGGTTTAAATCTAATGGCATATCATCTAATATTACTTCTTTATTATTGATATCTATTTTTAGTTTTGGAGTTTTCCTTTCAATGGCATTTTTTTCTATATTTACATGTTTTATTTTTTCTTTTATTTTTTTTACTTCACTATAATTCAAGAGTATATTCCCGTTTTTAGAGGGTTTTGGTACAACATCTTTATACTTTTTCTTTAAATGATTGTATTTTATTAGTATATTCTTATTGGAATTACTAGCTACTTCATTTTCTGGACTTATTATAATTACCTTATTGGTTTTTACATTTGATATAATGGGAATATTTTCGATATCTTCACCATCAGATAATGCGATAGCTTCTCTACTTATTGAATCAGTGCTTTCTAACTTCATTTCGTTATATTCAGCAAAAAATTCCTTATATGCATTTTCACCCTTTAACACATATATATTTTCTAATTGTTTACCTGAAAAAGCAATATTCGATAAATTCGCAGAACCAGTTATAACTTTTGGTTCTAATCCATCCCCTTTTAATAAATACATTTTTTTATGAGATACTTTATCTCTCATTAAAAATAATTTCAAAGTTCCATCATCTATCCTATTTAATAAATTTTGTTCTTTTTTATTAAAAATAGACCTTAATTCTTCAATAGTTACTTGTTGATAAGCCATTATATCATCTAGAC
This portion of the Keratinibaculum paraultunense genome encodes:
- a CDS encoding phospholipase D family protein, which translates into the protein MNEEIGVFSMFSENNDLLSSSGEIKVMNMEYIDSEITNWEELFKGYSKLHAVTYSSSIDFISKLLPMFKEIEIIFGFEKVLKGLDDIMAYQQVTIEELRSIFNKKEQNLLNRIDDGTLKLFLMRDKVSHKKMYLLKGDGLEPKVITGSANLSNIAFSGKQLENIYVLKGENAYKEFFAEYNEMKLESTDSISREAIALSDGEDIENIPIISNVKTNKVIIISPENEVASNSNKNILIKYNHLKKKYKDVVPKPSKNGNILLNYSEVKKIKEKIKHVNIEKNAIERKTPKLKIDINNKEVILDDMPLDLNPKPEEIKNDVNLFVNYFKGFNTFLGDTEDAINKYYAFTNWFFASPFMSVIRSYATIYNKPITPYPVFGLLYGKSNAGKTKLLETLMLMMVGQKAVLPAKEFTKSLIYNLREEMLGFPIVIDDLNNTRFRNHAIELIKDDSYIAENFSSIAISANEDVKAVENELSKRMIICHITASLPKMDAMKGSLVRTTQNNIGTAFYREYLRRMMDTTIPLLIEELSDDEKEAPDIFYLSSKIIKEIIGEFYKEEVPDWVVELKLDYYFETLAEQSIKQKILTMWKSNPKIFKVNKKSNILTIDTGDYHEANRIVGELPSYMHKGTANGVISLDLKYAEEYFGQDFCSRFIDRFIK